DNA sequence from the Bradyrhizobium sp. CIAT3101 genome:
CGCCCACGGTCGCGGCGTTGCGCAGTTGCGCGGAGGCGCCAGAGAGAAGCGCTTCCGCGACGGCCGGATAGGATTTTGCGAACTCCGCATCATGCGCGAGATCGGCATTGCTGACGAGCGCGCCGATCCGCAACGACCCGTCGGCGAGAGTCTCGATTTGATCGAGACCGTCGAGATGCGTGACGTCGACCAAACGATCGGGTCGGCTGACGTTGCCCTTCATCAGGTCGAGCAGATTGGTGCCAGCAGCGAGATAGGTCGCGCCCGGCTGGGCGGCGGCGGCGACGGCCTCTGCGACCGTGGCGGGCCTGATGTAATCGAACTGTTTCATGCTGAGCGCCTCTGGCTGGATTCGTCGGCACCGGCCTGCGCCTCGAGCACGGCATCAACGATACCGGCGTAAGCACCGCAGCGGCAGAGATTGCCGCTCATGCATTCGCGGATGCGTTCGGGATCGTTGCCGGCCTGGGCTTCCTGCATCAGGCCGATTGCGCTCATGATCTGGCCGGGCGTGCAGAAGCCGCACTGGAATCCGTCATGGGCGATGAAGGCGGCCTGAACCGGATGAAGCTGGTCGCCGCGCGCGACGCCCTCGATGGTGAGGATGTCGGCGCCGTCATGGCTGATGGCGAGTGCGAGGCAGGAATTGATGCGTTTGCCGTCGACGAGAATGGTGCAGGCACCGCACTGGCCGCGGTCGCATCCCTTCTTGGTTCCGGTCAAATGGAGGCGCTCACGCAGGAGATCGAGCAGCGTAACGCGCGGATCGTCGAGGACGAAATCGCGCCGCGTGCCGTTCACGGTGAGGCTGATGGAGTGGTTCATATAAGGCTCCGATCAGATATGGACATGGCTCATCGCTCGGCGCGCCACCGCCGTGGCCGCCGTCGATATCGCGCCGCCCGGACCCGAAGTCCGCACCGGCACCCAGCGAAGATACGGAGGCACCCTCCGCTTAACAAGGGCCGTCGGAAAATATTTGGAATTCGTCAAAAGCCCGTGGGCAGACAACGCGATGCAGCCCTGCATGGTTCAGCAAGGGTTCAATCTAACCAATTCGTGATCTACATTGCCGGCATGGACGACCACACCGACCAGACCCGCAAGCCCCGCGCCGACGCCGTGCGCAATCGCGAGCGCGTGCTCGAAGCGGCCAAGCTCGTGTTCAACGCCGGCGGCCCCGAGGCAAGCCTGGAGGCCGTGGCCAAACGCGCGGGCGTCGGCATCGGCACGCTGTATAGGCATTTCCCCACGCGCGAGGATCTGTTCGAAGCGGTGTACCGGCGCGAGGTCGAACAGCTCAGCGAGCTTGCCGAGCAGTTGAAGAACGCCAAGGACCCGGTCGATGCGCTCAGGCGCTGGCTCGGCTCTACCGTCGAATTCGTCGCCACGAAAAAGGGAATGTCGGCCGCGCTGGCGCTGACGTTCCA
Encoded proteins:
- a CDS encoding 2Fe-2S iron-sulfur cluster-binding protein, whose protein sequence is MNHSISLTVNGTRRDFVLDDPRVTLLDLLRERLHLTGTKKGCDRGQCGACTILVDGKRINSCLALAISHDGADILTIEGVARGDQLHPVQAAFIAHDGFQCGFCTPGQIMSAIGLMQEAQAGNDPERIRECMSGNLCRCGAYAGIVDAVLEAQAGADESSQRRSA
- a CDS encoding TetR/AcrR family transcriptional regulator, which codes for MDDHTDQTRKPRADAVRNRERVLEAAKLVFNAGGPEASLEAVAKRAGVGIGTLYRHFPTREDLFEAVYRREVEQLSELAEQLKNAKDPVDALRRWLGSTVEFVATKKGMSAALALTFQSSSELAAFSMDRLTRAVGSLLDRAVAAGQMRADISPEDLFRALIGMCYMHDQPGWQSSVLRMLDVFVDGLRVQPVAKAKARATKRAKTALKPKR